Proteins encoded within one genomic window of Fusarium musae strain F31 chromosome 4, whole genome shotgun sequence:
- a CDS encoding hypothetical protein (EggNog:ENOG41) — MQDLPNELVAHILSFLDSESDLQRRIYLDPAKLTRPVSSGPHTPLKNASLVCRLWRSSVIKILFRYVVWPFWRFNKPVAQDIASQIEVLDFIQRKNLSSSVDHFTILVDTPLGSGQNRYPDGQFWGILPPVSRQPETPMSWNLLWSVLNQEDRDAEGSDTRTEEDRAQCYWDNNWLWHTIFDVVDPLRITMISSVDVLASLLSRTVDLTNYWAFNSGYYVLSLSRPSRSMAESKKVQVLPSHIPGPTNRIPCDLFHIRDWSSVLVNEGSFAPVYSTYEFFNYSAATLLPAIFDASDPSFDTLCANLHSLSYIATFPLSQHITDHLIPNCPPVEHLFVQLMPKSRDFWESSSLSHVILSDLWLECDTSYALLVRQMLQPVPQPGWQKLKVFETGDKPAEGVWKMNTYDGHINGSNGWREESEGVFVKGDIQNTDEQIMMEE, encoded by the coding sequence ATGCAGGATCTTCCAAACGAGCTCGTCGCTCACATCCTCAGCTTCCTTGACTCCGAATCTGATCTACAAAGGCGCATTTACCTTGATCCTGCGAAACTCACCAGGCCGGTATCATCTGGTCCACATACACCCCTCAAGAATGCTTCTTTGGTATGTCGTCTCTGGAGAAGCTCTGTCATAAAAATACTCTTTCGTTACGTCGTTTGGCCGTTTTGGCGATTTAACAAGCCAGTCGCACAAGACATTGCATCACAAATTGAGGTCCTGGACTTCATCCAAAGAAAGAACCTATCATCCTCCGTTGATCACTTCACTATCCTGGTCGATACTCCTCTCGGATCAGGCCAGAATCGATATCCCGATGGCCAATTCTGGGGTATACTGCCTCCTGTATCTCGTCAGCCGGAGACGCCCATGTCTTGGAATTTGTTATGGTCTGTTCTGAATCAAGAGGACCGAGACGCCGAGGGTAGTGACACAAGGACTGAGGAAGACAGAGCGCAGTGTTATTGGGACAACAACTGGCTTTGGCATACTATCTTTGATGTCGTTGATCCCTTGAGAATCACCATGATCAGCTCAGTAGACGTTCTCGCTTCACTCTTGAGCCGAACTGTCGATTTGACGAATTACTGGGCTTTCAACAGCGGCTACTATGTTCTATCATTATCACGACCATCCCGAAGTATGGCAGAGTCTAAAAAAGTGCAGGTTCTGCCTTCTCACATTCCGGGGCCAACGAACCGCATCCCCTGTGACTTGTTCCATATCAGAGACTGGAGCTCAGTCCTCGTCAATGAGGGATCCTTCGCCCCAGTCTATTCAACCTATGAATTCTTTAACTACTCGGCAGCCACCCTTCTTCCTGCAATCTTTGACGCATCGGATCCTTCTTTTGACACTCTATGTGCAAACCTTCATTCATTATCCTACATCGCCACGTTCCCCCTTTCTCAGCATATTACTGACCATCTCATCCCTAATTGCCCACCCGTGGAGCATCTCTTTGTACAGCTGATGCCCAAGAGTCGTGACTTCTGGGAGAGCAGTAGTCTTTCACACGTGATTCTTTCCGACTTGTGGCTTGAGTGCGACACGTCGTACGCATTGCTTGTGCGTCAGATGCTGCAACCTGTTCCTCAACCGGGCTGGCAGAAATTGAAGGTGTTCGAGACGGGTGACAAGCCCGCAGAAGGAGTATGGAAGATGAATACTTACGATGGCCATATCAATGGATCGAATGGGTGGAGAGAAGAAAGCGAGGGTGTTTTTGTCAAGGGTGATATTCAAAACACCGATGAACAAATTATGATGGAAGAATAA
- a CDS encoding hypothetical protein (EggNog:ENOG41), with protein MGAIFEDSLDVMLAGDLSDFREKRAAILEPAYKSYLISSDFREDAPRPSSTYLLPSSEVVALISRCPETEAAVDLHITKVSDTFAENFIGYCPEQKCVVFKGERGLIDDFIDFIESVAGGKEVTIVLKAPEQIRIPRGGLEQGLGYEEFVARVEILECALWIGNSPSEQEEGGIHFNELAADPKLVEQITSNRMPTSDYVNITNGNSLSNEEPSNTNSTNMRSPPTGASSPLSEPPSSFSTDTPSSPLSDPPSDINEISSHNWDDHDESSSSSPSSSEGAETPPSLREWE; from the exons ATGGGTGCGATTTTTGAGGACAGCCTGGATGTCATGCTGGCAGGGGATCTCTCTGATTTTAGGGAAAAAAGAGCTGCCATCCTCGAGCCGGCCTACAAATCATATCTCATATCCTCAGATTTTCGCGAAGACGCACCCCGTCCCTCGTCAACATATCTGCTTCCATCATCCGAGGTTGTTGCCTTGATTTCGCGCTGCCCTGAGACTGAAGCAGCGGTCGACCTGCACATCACCAAGGTATCAGACACCTTTGCGGAGAATTTCATAGGATACTGCCCCGAACAGAAATGTGTCGTGTTCAAGGGTGAGAGAGGGTTGATAGACGACTTCATAGACTTTATCGAGTCAGTCGCCGGTGGAAAAGAAGTCACGATTGTCCTGAAGGCTCCAGAACAAATTCGGATACCTCGTGGCGGACTAGAACAAGGCCTCGGGTATGAGGAATTCGTGGCTCGCGTCGAAATTCTCGAGTGCGCTTTATGGATTGGAAACTCGCCAAGCG AACAGGAAGAAGGTGGAATCCATTTCAACGAACTTGCTGCAGATCCTAAACTCGTAGAGCAGATCACATCCAACCGAATGCCAACATCCGACTATGTCAATATCACAAATGGCAACAGTCTCAGTAACGAAGAGCCGTCAAACACAAACTCGACCAACATGAGGAGCCCACCGACGGGTGCCTCATCTCCTTTATCTGAGCCTCCATCGTCTTTTTCGACCGAcactccatcatctcctctaTCTGACCCTCCATCTGATATCAATGAAATTTCATCACACAACTGGGACGACCACGACGaatcatcgtcttcctcgcCTTCCTCGTCTGAGGGTGCTGAGACCCCTCCCTCGCTTAGGGAGTGGGAATAA
- a CDS encoding hypothetical protein (EggNog:ENOG41), translating to MKLSGVLSALALTSAVSATTVSYDTGYDDKSRPMTAVSCSDGKNGLITKYGWKTQGNVPTKYVGGVNIIEGWNSANCGGCYRLEYKGKKINVLAIDHAASGFNIGLDAMNALTNGQAVKLGRINAQVYHAKPSDCGLKN from the exons ATGAAGCTGTCCGGTGTCCTCTCTGCTCTTGCTCTTACCTCCGCCGTCTCGGCCACCACTG TCTCCTACGACACTGGCTACGATGACAAGTCTCGCCCCATGACCGCTGTCTCTTGCTCTGATGGCAAGAACGGTCTCATCACCAAGTATGGCTGGAAGACTCAGGGCAACGTCCCTACAAAGTACGTCGGTGGtgtcaacatcatcgagGGCTGGAACTCTGCCAACTGTGGTGGCTGCTACCGCCTCGAgtacaagggcaagaagatcaacgTCCTTGCTATCGACCACGCTGCCTCTGGCTTCAAcattggccttgatgccATGAACGCCCTCACAAACGGCCAGGCTGTCAAGCTCGGCCGCATCAACGCCCAGGTCTACCACGCCAAGCCTTCCGACTGCGGTCTCAAGAACTAA
- the GLE2 gene encoding RNA export factor gle2: MSTLFGGASAASTTSNTVGDLKQDVALSDPPTDTISDLSFSPAPNGPDFLAISSWDNKVRIYEIAANGQSQGRHAYEHSQPVLNCDFSKDGTKVASAGADKNVKVCDLASQQDAVIGTHDQPVRTCRFFMNDGNPMVVSGSWDKTIKYWDLRQQGPAATVQCQERVYTMDVRDNLCVVGTADRYINVIDLKNPTKFYKTLQSPLKWQTRVVSCFTDSAGFAIGSIEGRCAIQYVEDKDSSSNFSFKCHRDPPANSVTNVYAVNDISFHPVHGTFSTAGSDGTFHFWDKDAKHRLKGYPNVGGSITSTTFNKNGSIFAYAVGYDWAKGYQHNTQNYPIKVMLHPVNQDECKPRPSLKKR; this comes from the exons ATGTCGACCCTTTTTGGCGGTGCTTCAGCTGCATCAACGACAAGCAACACCGTCGGTGACCTTAAGCAAGACGTCGCACTCTCAGACCCCCCTACTGATACCATCTCCGACCTTTCCTTCTCCCCTGCGCCAAACGGGCCTgacttcctcgccatctccaGTTGGGATAACAAGGTTCGCATTTACGAGATTGCTGCCAATGGCCAGAGTCAGGGCCGACACGCCTACGAGCACAGCCAACCTGTGTTGAACTGCGACTTCTCCAAG GATGGAACAAAAGTCGCCTCTGCTGGCGCTGACAAGAATGTCAAGGTCTGCGATCTTGCCTCCCAGCAGGACGCCGTTATTGGCACACACGACCAGCCAGTGCGAACATGTCGATTTTTCATGAACGATGGTAACCCCATGGTGGTCTCGGGCTCGTGGGATAAGACGATCAAGTACTGGGATCTTAGACAACAGGGACCTGCGGCAACCGTACAATGCCAGGAGCGAGTTTATACGATGGACGTCCGCGATAATCTCTGCGTTGTCGGCACCGCCGATCGATACATCAATGTTATTGATCTCAAGAACCCTACCAAATTCTATAAAACCCTGCAGAGCCCTCTCAAGTGGCAGACCAGGGTGGTTAGTTGCTTTACTGACTCTGCTGGTTTTGCTATCGGTAGTATCGAGGGTCGTTGCGCTATCCAATACGTCGAAGATAAGGACTCCAG CTCCAACTTCTCTTTCAAGTGTCATCGCGACCCCCCCGCCAACAGCGTCACAAATGTCTATGCCGTCAACGATATTTCTTTCCACCCCGTTCATGGCACATTCAGCACTGCTGGTTCCGATGGCACATTCCACTTCTGGGACAAGGACGCCAAGCACCGTCTCAAGGGCTACCCTAATGTTGGTGGCAGCATCACTTCCACAACCTTCAACAAAAATGGTTCCATCTTCGCCTACGCTGTAGGCTACGACTGGGCCAAGGGCTACCAGCACAATACTCAGAACTACCCTATCAAGGTGATGTTGCACCCTGTCAACCAGGACGAGTGCAAGCCCAGGCCATCACTCAAGAAGCGATAA
- a CDS encoding hypothetical protein (EggNog:ENOG41), translating into MPRITAPVSKLTRSLAESQRHAGIALMPKYAELLGASSEQSQHSESRGLKTTHRPTPQPSLSGRRRPLMQSFHSSTPSRAPVNHVDSTVLPKIHATPNFNEPLPRMPLLPDNYGAYHSSMSDAADLYSKRPVIFAVDPDVVVPGAPMATMDAVNMDSVDVKFVHEQPAQETKPDDSDRSTFLKDVFGGMIQDILPGRTLSKN; encoded by the exons ATGCCTAGAATCACCGCTCCCGTCTCAAAGCTCACTCGCTCTCTGGCCGAGTCTCAGCGCCATGCCGGTATCGCTCTCATGCCCAAGTATGCCGAGCTCCTTGGAGCTTCTTCAGAGCAGTCTCAGCACTCTGAG TCCCGTGGTCTAAAGACTACCCACCGCCCTACTCCTCAGCCATCTCTTTCTGGTCGCCGAAGGCCATTGATGCAGAGCTTCCATTCCTCAACACCTTCTCGTGCTCCTGTCAACCATGTCGACAGCACAGTCTTGCCCAAGATTCACGCTACCCCCAACTTCAACGAGCCTCTCCCTCGTATGCCTCTTCTCCCTGACAACTATGGCGCCTACCACAGCTCAATGTCCGATGCCGCCGACTTGTATAGCAAGCGGCCCGTCATCTTTGCTGTCGACCCTGATGTCGTCGTTCCTGGTGCTCCCATGGCTACTATGGATGCCGTGAACATGGACAGCGTCGACGTCAAGTTTGTTCATGAGCAGCCTGCTCAGGAGACAAAGCCAGACGACTCTGACAGAAGTACCTTTCTCAAAGACGTCTTCGGCGGAATGATCCAGGATATTCTTCCTGGACGCACGCTCAGCAAAAACTAA
- a CDS encoding hypothetical protein (CAZy:GT8), whose product MADSESRKRAVDSPKVWTSLITNLDYLPGLLTLEHSLRAAKSQYPLVALYTDSFPPEGHAALRARGIATQHIPYLLPTEGKDYSNDPRFYDCWSKLAPFSLTEYERVVQLDSDMLVLRNMDELMDFELDPPSIAETGDKTVSKRVFAAGHACVCNPLKKPHYPKDWIPENCAFTSQHSNPDTAQTEAADPSVGPLGFMNGGLQVVNPSQGLYAQILAHMEADAANMDFADQSLLSDLYRERWVPLPYIYNALKTLRWRGVHDAIWRDESVKNIHYILSPKPWDEINEKGEWTGKDQSHKWWVDANRVRKELEKEKGVPDDGF is encoded by the exons ATGGCAGACTCAGAATCTCGGAAACGAGCTGTCGACTCGCCCAAAG TCTGGACGAGTCTCATCACGAACCTAGACTACTTGCCTGGTCTTCTCACCCTCGAACATTCTCTCCGCGCGGCCAAATCTCAGTACCCTCTTGTGGCATTATATACCGATTCATTCCCCCCCGAAGGTCACGCAGCTCTCCGTGCTCGTGGCATTGCCACCCAGCACATTCCATACTTGCTACCAACTGAAGGCAAGGATTACTCCAACGACCCGCGGTTCTACGATTGTTGGAGCAAGCTCGCGCCTTTCTCCTTAACCGAATATGAGCGCGTCGTCCAGCTCGACTCGGACATGCTTGTTTTGCGCAATATGGACGAGCTGATGGATTTCGAGCTGGACCCTCCCTCGATTGCTGAGACTGGTGATAAGACCGTCAGTAAGCGTGTCTTTGCAGCCGGTCATGCCTGCGTATGTAATCCCCTCAAGAAGCCTCACTATCCAAAGGACTGGATTCCTGAGAATTGTGCATTTACCTCACAACACTCGAATCCCGATACCGCGCAAactgaggctgctgatcCGTCAGTCGGACCCTTGGGCTTTATGAATGGTGGCTTGCAGGTTGTCAATCCTTCTCAGGGCCTCTATGCGCAGATTTTGGCGCATATGGAGGCCGACGCCGCCAACATGGATTTTGCAGACCAGTCACTTCTCTCGGACTTGTATCGTGAGCGATGGGTTCCTTTGCCGTACATTTATAACGCGCTCAAGACGCTACGGTGGAGAGGAGTCCATGATGCTATTTGGAGGGACGAGAGCGTCAAGAACATTCACTACATCTTGAGTCCTAAACCTTGGGATGAGATTAATGAGAAGGGTGAGTGGACGGGTAAGGACCAGAGTCACAAGTGGTGGGTTGATGCGAACCGTGTCAGAAAAGAGttggagaaagagaagggagTCCCTGATGATGGCTTTTAA